The DNA window tctcctTGACAGCATCTCCACATGAAGCTGAATCACTGCTGAACACAGTCAGCGAGCCTTCATTACCTTGTTCTGTTGGGGCCTCCACTTGGCCCCCCTCGTGCTGGACGTAGCAGCGGTATTTATACGTGCTGCTCTCTTGCTGACGgagcagcaagatggcggcggtgTGTCCCGACTCTCtgagctccagctgctctccCTCAGCAGGGGGCAGCTCCTCCAGAGGACCGTTCTCCTTTCGTCTTTTCCAGGAGAAGCGGACCAGAGGAGGAAACATGGCTGAGGCCAGACACAGCAGGGAGCTCTCCCCCTCCAGGTGGGCTCTGGGTGCTGCTGGGTACACGCTCACCACGGGCTTCACTACCTGCTCACCTGAAGTTTGACAGCAGCAAcaagcagcacagacacacattgacacagTCAACAGCAGCTTACAGCACTGCACTGTATTCAGTGTGATCCTGGAAACTACATGGACTCTGATCACTAAACTACTCATCAATACAGCACAAAGTTCACTACATATACTGTATTCACCTTCATATGAAACACACTCAGCATCTAATGTCAGCATGGATTATATGGGGACACAAGATCACATCtttcatttcacattatttatcattcatttttcttaCCTATAGAAATTCATTTCATATAATGATGACTTGTACCTTCATACAATGGAAATGTCTTTtatatatgacacattttaaataaagcacatatttaccttcatgtcaaatattattttcatgttaggGAACACAATATATTGAATGTTGACGCTCCAGTCCAGTGTCTAGTTATTGAGAGGCGAGGCTCCCAGTTACTGCTTTTTGTTAGTGTCCTTGAAGGAGCCACAGGTTGGCGGCTTTGCTTTTTTGATGTTACTGACTGACACACTCCACATTTGGACTGATTTCTTTACTTTATCACAAGAAATCTCCTTTAATTAATCATCATTCTTTGTGTCCATTCCCGTTTTTGTCATGGCCCAGGAGTCGGGTTATGACTAAATGGGGGCTCGTCCAGAATATTAACCACATATTTACGACAATAAACCTTTTAGAATTTATATAGGAACAAATCAGGACATGaatcattttatgacttttttcattgcaattttaacttcctgcaaaaatgtttgattctgtcaaatgtgaataaaactgtccacttaataaaataaagtaaatatgatattacaatatcataaaaatataatataatatatagtttGCATGAtgtgtaaaatataattaaaatacatttacatcaaATTGCAAAATCACTTTGTCCGTGTTTCCAtttgaacatttaatatattttctttgtccAGTTTTTCATTGAATATATTTCAGAAAGGATCTGAAAATGAtctcattctgttttattttcaacttagaaaatgtccaaatttGTCAGTGTcaggtttaaaatatattttaatataatataatataatatattataataacataatataaaacaatataatataatgtaatataatataatataataaaaagacagTCTTGATCATTTAGGATGGagtcaaatattatattattgtgaaagtgtcaaacagtttttcttcatcattttctGCACATATGATTATAACttacatatataataaatgcaattatCGTTTTAATGATCtaaataattttctctttttaaactATGAATTCTTACCATTTCTAtctattttatcttttattatattttgcacAAACTGTTTTCTTGCTTTACACGACGGCAATAAAGAGACTTGAAGTGACTTGTCGTGACACATTCAGTATTTATGACTTTAGACTTTCTAACCACTAAAAACATTAGTAACGTCAACACATTTTCCATAACTTTTTCATCTTTTAGACACAGTTAGAATGATCTGTTTGGATATATCAAATGTAACTGTAATGTAATATGATAAAAGGtgagactttattcatccctgacAGTAACTTCACATGTAATATACTATAgtattatatgatattataatcTATATTGATGTCTTAAATTCTAATGTTTTCAGTAAACATAATATTCACCATCATTTATATTTACTGATAATTATTTGAATGATGTTACGGATCATGTgctatctatatttatattaagaATAGATATGTGTGTGCCGTTATATATCATCCTATATCATATAAAGTAGATTCATCTGcatgaattatatttaatttgataTCATATACAGTCAATTTATTTCCTCTGAAAGACACGTGTACTATGTCATGAGGTCAATTATaccatttaaacattatttatcaataataataatcaacaaaatattaaaagacaTATGCTCTTCAGAATACATTTACTGACAAATATCAAATAATGTTTAAGATGATAAATGAAgttgtttaataaaaacaagaggcGCTGCTGAATTACTGAGAGGatcaaatactgtatatttgtaacatttccaaTATCAAACTTTTTCTATATGAATCAGTTTCATCTCCTgcagaaataaagaataacttGAGTTCTGCCGTGAGATTTAAACATCTTTTTAGGAATTATGAAGCTTTTTTCATGTAACAATAGCTGCATGGCTGCAAGAATTCTCTACTAATGATGAAAAAGGTCACAAGCAGcagaaactcattaaaacacattttcaataaaacaactgaaaggaaaaaaaagtttattcttACCTACAAACAGTTTAGTTCCAGAGCCAAAGATCAATTTGTACCATGTGCCTCCCACAGTGAAAAAGACTGGTACAAAaacctgtctgctgctgaatGTGTCAGCTGAGGTGAACCAGTCCACATTATGAAGCAGTATCATATTTCAGCTCCATCATGTGTTTCTCTAATGTTCATATTAACATGACTGTCTCttcttttatgtcctttttagaCACATTAGCAGAGTGTCTCCGTGGATCGTTGGTTCAGACGTTCATGTtcctcagaggatgaacccTACTGACTTTGGTCAGTTTTTATCAAACACCATCATCAGCTCATGTCTTTAAATTGTCCATTACTTTGATTTATGACGTGTGTGAGTCCAATGACAGGACGCTGGGCCACACAGCCAGTGTGTGTTGCTCTGTAgtcttgttttgatttgaaggAGAAAGAGTTGTGATCCtcctactttttaaatcaggtcAACACATGAGACCAGAGTTACCAACTTATCACCGCAATAAAACACTTTGGACTTCTACGAGGCCGTCACTACACCCATAGAGGCTCCCGTCCCATCTCTCTGGACCGACTACAGCTGCTGCACTTCCTCATTCTGTCACCACAACAACTCACCACGTCATCAGGAGAACCACCACGTGAATGCCTTCAACCTTCACCCAGTACCCACTTCCTCCATgcaaacttcaaaacaaaagcctctGAAAAAAGCCCTGTTCAACACAAGATCCCTcaacaataaaagcctcatctTAAATGAATTCATCACTGACAAACAACTAGACTTCCTCTGTCTGACTGAAACCTGGCAAAAACCCATGGAATATTTCACACTAAACCAAACCTTCCCTGCTGGATATTCATACATGGACATCCCTCGCTCTaagggccgaggaggaggaaaacaccACCAAGACCTCAACCCTCGGCCACTCTCCATCATTGCTGCACCATCTTTTGAAcatctgccatttaaactccCCGCTCCAAAACCTCATCATTGCTATTATCTGCCGTCCACCCAAACCCAACTCAACCTTTCTGTCAGATTTTTAGAATTCTTCACACAACTGTCTTCAGTCTCcccatctgtcctcctcctaGGAGACTTTAACATCCACACTGACTCTCCTGACTGTAAAAGCACAACAGACTTTtctttttagattagattaaattgaactttattgtcactgaacaaagtaacagctacttggacaacaaaatgcaaaatataggccaCCTACAGTAAtgccaataaattagaataggaGTATGAATTGTTACTGTTTTGCTCGCCACTATTCactatatatcaatttattgttgttgttttctcacctgGTTCTTCCTGCGTGCTAtccctttccctttctccttctctatctttctctctttcccttggcactgacaatcatacacaaatatattgtagcagACCATTTCCTACATAAGTAATTTGATACAACATACAGATAGCTGGTTTATATTATCTGTTACTTTAGCTTAACACgcttcagaagaagaaaaaacaagacagagatcATTATGGACTGTCCCTAGTCTCTCACCtgaatctgtcttttttcttttaaagaactgTCGAATGTCCATTGGTCACTggcaggccacacacacacacacacacacacacagagaccgGACAGTAAAAgcttgttaaattaaataatctgtgcgaactcaaaaaatgtaaaaagttaaaACACCACATATTTTCTGAGTCATTAGtacaaatttgtaattttaagtTAACAGTACTCGActgctttcatttattttagtcactgTACTCAAATAGTTTGgcagtaaactttttttttttttaaatgtatttttttgggctttttcatgcctttaatggacaggatagttgaagagagacaggaaacagggggcagagagaggggaatgacatgcagtaaagggccgtccgatgcgggactcgaaccggggacagctgcagcgaggactgtagcctctgagTTATATGAACTTGtcgggttttacagtgtaggagttatctttcacacatctcatacctttgtgttataaatagcctatatatatagacctactgtgtgtgtgtgtgtgtgtgtgtgtagtatataCTACTACGTCTGCATTAatgtaatgtgattattattgttgcaaagTCTGGTTCAGGTTTAATCctctgtaaaacatgaataaatacagcaaagaaaaacatttaactattttttattgtctactttgacagtaagacacaactgaaaaatataaaatatgaactaggaataaataacaattcatttaaaaagccacagtgagtgttttcacacatactggtattatacagtgattatgtcgtttgttttcactctggtCCAAATGCCCTGACAGGGAGTCATGTTTCCATTACGacggaccagaaaaagacacgcGTGACGTCAAATTATGTCTCTAAAGTAacgataaactttaacaacagagacacaagtacGCACTTCACAGGTACACAGTTAATTTGTGGCactgctccttttgtttaataaacggaCCGCTCCAGTTTGACTGTAGCTGCGCTAATGGCGCTAACGAAGCTAACCGGGCTAACTAACTGGAaaacggtgcctggactccagtactctcCGATATGGTATCTGAATCTGAACAACTCCAGGTAAAAGGAAAGAAGTATGAGACAGAGCTGGAGCAACTTACTTAGTTGATTCACAACACGACAACTAAAGgattctcactctgcgtgtgtcGCTGGATGCCGGTCGGCCAGCGGAGCGGTGCAGAGGGAGCGGCTGAGAGGAggatgataccatttgctaagcgggggtgttttcattttcatccttaacatttacatttaaaccacaaactaCGGAGTTTGTTTTGGACATCATTTAAGTTTGTCAAAGACGAACAAAAATTTTAGAATAACAACATTTCTTACTCCAAGTTTTAGGGGTGCTGAGcccattaatattattattattaacctctttttaaatcaggtcaacacatgagaccagagttactgttcacacaaacaaacagtgaacaaCTCAAACTAAACTTTAGGACAAATATTgtaaacactcaaatatttctgttgacCTGAAGGTCAAAAATATAAAGCCAGAATGAACCTTATTGCTGGAAAAGGTTTGTTGCCAAGTGAAATCTAAAAGTGATCTCAGTGTTTGGATGTATGTATATAGGCTTTgacattaatatcattattctttgttttcaaaCCTTCAAATATCTTGTATATTAATATTCTGTCACATACGCTCATGAGACATTTCTCTGTTGATTAGcagttaaaatgaaatgttaaaacttgtataaatatgaggattcatcctctggggaccataaaCATCCACTGTAGATGTGATAGAAATCAGGCCAACAGTTCTCTTGTTCTGGATCAAAGTTTTGTTTGGATGTAAAGACGGAGCCAAAGGTCCCACTGCTCACAGAGAAAAACCTTCATTCAATCCAAATACATTTACCAAATCTCTGTTGAGGGGGAACTGTCACAAATCCTACAATTCACTTGTATCAtttactgaagtgaaatgatctgctcAAATCTGTTCCAACATGTGATGGaagaaagcttttattgtgaaggagccACAGGAAGCAGGTCAGCATTGTGAGGAGGAACGGACTTTATTCCTGCAGCAGGTCAAAGCAGAGGATTTTAATCTTTATCAAaatgctgaagcttgtttttgtttcatcatgtttttaatgacaaactGCTTTTCAAACAAGACTTCTTGATGTTTTTGACTcagtttatttgtaatattcatttgactcttttctctttcacttcttttatctttgtgtctctgtgttgctagtttgtcctcactgtgtggaacaacaataaacctgctggaatatctgataaaattaaaataaatatcatatcaaataaatcctgacagcagtaaagaaaataaatccctcagttcagtgtgtttgtgactcTGGCTGAGATGGAGGTGAAATATGTGAACCTGGGCTGTGGTTTACTGCTCTCTTCCTGTCACAGACACTGTTTGACATCTGTTCATctggaggtttttgtacaggcTGCAGGGATATTTTATCACTGTGGGGAACATAACAGGAGCAGTAGTAGGTGGCTGAATGATTTAGTTTAACGCTCTGGATCTGCAACTCACAGCCGCTCTGTTTCTTCACAGCTGAGAAATCATGTTTCTGAGGATGATTGTAACCTTTATGTGTGGTACCATCATCCATGTCAATACGCAGAATCAGTgtgaatgtttctgtgtctctcttctgGTACCAGAATACCCAAGGTAAACCTCTAAAACACTGTTCAGTGTCTCGACAGCTGAAGGAGACTCTTTCACCAACTCTCCTGGTCCATGTTAAATCCTCCTGAAGCAGctgtgttgccatggcagccagcgctgtgtggagacagacaggtagatgaAGGTGAGTGTGACAGTGTTTGTTAAAGGTGGAGTTTGTtggctcctgattggctggaaaCACTCACCTGAGCACAGAcagcacagagcagcagctgggagGAAAAGCATTTTGTGCAGCGGTGTTTCCTCTGGTGAACCTGGGGAGAAGTGGCGCTCTGATGCAGCTGAGGCCAAACAAGGAGGAGCTGCGAGATCAGACGAGGGCCACGTGGTTTCTAACAGGTCCTCAGACCTCCCATCAGCCCCTGTGGTGGAGAGATAAGGCTGCTTCAAAGCACCTCACTTTCCTGTGACTTCACACTAATATTAAACAGAGTCTTCAGCTGttttaaagtctctgcattagctgcctgtttgcttcacaattgattttaaagtccttttgattgtttataaagctcttcatgttttatgtcctatttatttCTCAGAGTTGCTTTTAGCGTATGAACCCTGTAgaaccctcaggtcttctgctcgtggccttttaataatctaatttttttgattattcatttatttattgtcttttattgtttgagTCTGGCTTTTAATAGAGCTCCATTTATTTGTTTGCAGTctaattatttactgtatttcattttttaattaaatttaattatttcatatttgtcatttttttcgtatagtttttaaatagattttatttataatgaaaataataatgatgatgataataataataatataattgttattataatttggattattttttatcatttttattgttgttatttataatcattatttatattttttaaattaatatttttctatattttttttttcatcattaacATCCATTTTGTCGATCAAAATATCAAtctatttaactttttattatattctattgtTTGAGCTCATCTATATAATTTgatcaataaaattaaaataagtcaaacagcagtttattttatgaataaatactttgtgattttttttttgccagttttccctttaaatgtatttaatttcttttatatttggcttgtttttaatcaggttttataatggtaattttaattattgttattaaaattatttttattttttattattactgttattttttataattactattaccattattttactattttttgtagttattattatcaatttatttattcattttcatcattaataTGCATTTGTCGATCAAAATATCAATCTATTTTACAATTAATTATATTCTATTGTTTGAGTTTATTGAAATAATTtgatcaattaaattaaaataagtcaaacagcagcttattttatgatgaaatactttgtgaacattctttgtcagtttccctttaaatggaataacactGTGAGACAAATGTCAGTCTGTTCCTTTAAGACGTTGAGGGAACAGTcatgatacatttcatattatttccacAGATCTTTCTTCTATTACGTAGGGTATAATTCTGAACAGTTGGATCATTTTCAACGCGAAAACATATTGCATCacatgtgtgacatcacatgtcTCTTTACGGTGTTAGAAAGGAGTCACAGccataaatacagttttttacaaccgctatgacccgtttgtcagaactttacagtttttctcaattgctaaaacactaaaccCTATTGTCTGAACCAAATGCTCAGTTGCCTGAACCCACTGATTGAATCAATCActcttttggcaaaaccatcagcacttttcacctgtttagacacaacttgccaacacattttcattgtgatgcacCGTGCTGCATAATGTTGAGCACAGGTGACAAAAGTCAAACACAATTAAAGCACAAGTGTCACCACTTGAACACAACAACTCAGAATTGATCACACTTGTGGCTGATGATGTGAGGGAACATAAAGCCAGTTCACAGAGCTGGTTGGTGAGGCCCTACAATGGATAGAAACCTGAGAGGAAGAGTTCCTGTGAGAGGAGGTCGAGGTGGTCGAGGTGGTCAGTGAAGACAAAGAACAGTAATATCTGATGAAATCAGAGCTTCTGTGATTGGCCATGTTCTTGTTCATGGTATGAGCATGAGGGAGGCGGGACAAAGGTACAACCAAACATCAGTAGATTCACTGTGTCCACCAGAATCTGAAGGTTTAGAGAAGAGAACAGGTAATTACCTGTTTTGACATTATAGTACAGTATGTAAATGTTGACAACAATTACTGTAAgacatactatatactgtaccaCAGTATACTGTAAGTAAATATATGTGTCAGTACATCACTGTACCAATGTACTGTAGTATTGTAATGGAGGGTTGGTCTGTTTGTAGGCCTAGTAtttcatgtatattttttgcaacatgcatttagtctacaatgaacaatgaacatttatttctatttttctatgtaGTGTTTAGTGACTGCTcagtagtgtttttaattttgattgactTGATTGACTCGGGGCACGATTTGACAACATAGTTCAGTTTTGAGCACAGATTGAACTGTTTTGAGGTGAAAGTTTGGTTTTGCAAGAAGAGTCTGAGGTTTTTGTGAATGTAGCttgaaaattgggttttttgttCACAGTTTAGAGAAAATGAGAGCAGCTTCCAAGAAATGTGTCTTAGCAatcgagaaaaactgtaaaaactttttcaaaactgttaacgcacatcacacctgaaacacacaattcccaaaacagttaatttcatgctcaaaatcacgcagtgtaactaaacacagacacacacttccaaaatacaataatacactaagacagttcaccaaatctaccaaagcaCCGacacatttagtcagtcacagcacagtgtcataaaaaacactgacaactgatggaagaacacaaactgaatcactttgcatgtgtcaaatctactttttttcctttttcttttacaatcaacagattattgtattgatcatacatgtaaattaatgtttgggatgatgttcttcatttttcatttgttggccatgaattttgttcttttttttgtacaacactcagttcaaaaagtgaacgagccatgtcagagcagctttacagaatgtttatgaaataagaagacagtaaatgaggatttgcagtaaacgatttactgtattgcaaatgaaaatgacttacagcaGAGTAAAGAcgaaaaaaatcagcatttagctgtcattgattactgtattgtcaaatacacaaaaagaaaaaggagcagaaaaaatcactgtaaaagaggaagaaaaaaacattatctgCTCAGTCGCCAGCATTGGGCCACATATTTTCATTGACATCACACCTGATGTCTTCTCCGGCCAGACATCTTGGGAAGGATCTTTCTGCCTTATCCAGCCCTGGCAGTGGTCAGCTGTGATGTCCTGGCATGCAGCAGTCACTGCATCCAACAGGGACATTTGGTCATGTGGATGGTGATGGAAAACTCCTCTATTTGGGTTGAGGAAAGGGGAGTAAGGGGCAAGGAAAAGGGAGATCCTCCTGGGATGGGCATCACACCAAGCTGTGACTGCAGGTGCATGGTGGAATGCCACGTTGTCCCAGGTGATCACATGTTAGCAAGTTACCCCCCAACTCACCCTGTCCCCTCTCCCCCTCAGGTACCAGTCTATCATACAGCTCCTCTACAGACTGGAGAAGGCGTTGGGAGTTGTAGGGGCCAGTTTGACTGTTGTGCAGGCCTCTCTATGTGACAACCCATGGTTGATGAGCTGGTCGATGATGGCAGCTCGTATTTCATCTGTCACCGTATCTCTGGCCCTTCTTTGAGCCCCACCACACATTCTAACTCTCCCTCGAGGCATTTTTCCTCacttgttttttgcaaatcCTCCGCATTGTCCCTTGTCTTatcttttgttcttttcccTCACAAGATCCGCCTATAAATATAGGTGATGTGATTGGTGATGTGATTGAAAAA is part of the Centropristis striata isolate RG_2023a ecotype Rhode Island chromosome 11, C.striata_1.0, whole genome shotgun sequence genome and encodes:
- the LOC131980947 gene encoding immunoglobulin kappa light chain-like, which translates into the protein MLFLPAAALCCLCSALAAMATQLLQEDLTWTRRVGERVSFSCRDTEQCFRGLPWVFWYQKRDTETFTLILRIDMDDGTTHKGYNHPQKHDFSAVKKQSGCELQIQSVKLNHSATYYCSCYKSTWYKLIFGSGTKLFVGEQVVKPVVSVYPAAPRAHLEGESSLLCLASAMFPPLVRFSWKRRKENGPLEELPPAEGEQLELRESGHTAAILLLRQQESSTYKYRCYVQHEGGQVEAPTEQEVPAPAASCPPEREPADLQALQQADSSFQSQCRVKLLCLLYTVLIVKSLVFCCGLSLLMTLRNKGPSTNCTHAD